The Oxobacter pfennigii region GGAATAAATTGCATTTATATGGAATGCTGTTTTCCTTGTGCCTGTTTTTCTCTCTGATATCCATTTCCCGGAGATTATCATGGTCTGCTTATGGCTGTCCATAATCATGCCCTTACATTCTTCACATTCATAGTATGCCGTTGCCTGGGCTTCTTCAGCTGTTGATTCCTTTGGCCATTTAATCTGCTTAAACTTAAAGGTCTGATGATGGCCGCAATGAGGGCAAGGCACATAATAGCGGCGCTGGTCATCCGCACTCTCCCACTCCTGCCATATAGGATTGGCTTTCCTTGTGGGGGTTGAAATTTTTATTATTTTCTTACTTGTCGGGTAAGTCCTTGTACGTTCAATCGCCAACTTTCGGGGGTCTGCTTCTTTACCGGAACTGAGAGGAAATTTATCCAATTCATCCATTATTACAAATCTCACGGGCTTTGAAGCAAGTGACGAAGGTGAATTCGCTCCAGAAAGCGCAATAAACATACCATCAAATTGAAGTTCAAGTAACTTACTCTCCCCTTCGTGATATCTTTCTTTTAACTTGGGGCATAAGTCGACCATTGGTTTCAGCCTGTTTTTACTGGTCCACTCTGCAAGGTCAATAGTCGGATATACAATCATGGTCGGGCTAGGATCCTGTTCTATAATATATCCCACCATGTTGTTAGCGCCTTCTGTTCCGCCTATTTGCGTTGACTTGCAAATTACGCTTTCTTCTATTTCCGGGTCATTAAATGAGTCCATAATTTCCCTTAAGTATGGGGTTCTGTCTGTTTTCCATCTTCCTGGCTCAGATGAAGTTTTTGCATCCAGTATTCTGTTTTTATCTGCCCATTGGGAAACTGTGAGGTCTTCCGGTGGTCTTAGTACATTAAGGGAGCTGCTTAACCAGTCAGGCCATTCATGCTTCTTCTTTCTTTTTCTTCTTGGTCGCCGAATATACGCCGTCGATAGATAATTGTCCAAGGGCATCTATAAGCAACTCCGTAACCATTTTTTCAATTTTTCTGACTGTAATATTATCAACATAAGCTCCCACCTCATTTGACACTTTACGGCTGATAGCCATAAGTGACCTTTTTAGCACTACGAAAAATCTTTGCAGTTCAGAGGATACACTCTCCTTAGTTACATATTCTCCACGGGCAACTGCATTATTAAATTCAGCCTCCTCGGCTTTGTACATCTTATATTCGGCTTCCCATTTCAATTTCTGGGATGCAAGGGACATATTCTCCAGATCTTCTTCAGTTTTAATGCCGGTACCAACTAAACCCCTCCAACGTAAAATGTCCCATATCGGCCACCAACCTCGGGCAGCTTTGGGACATCCTTTTTCCTCCCACTCACTTAAAGTTTTACGGGCTATATTTAATTGCTCACATACTTCCTCGGTTGTTGCGCACAATTTACCATCAATTTCCTTGTATCTATCCTTTAAATTTTCCATGTCAAACCACCTTTGTTACCCTGATAAAATTTTTTGTACTGACGAAATTCCCGGGGTTCGCCAGACCCGCACCTCCCCGGGGGCCTGGGAAGGACCCAAAATTATAACGCGGCTTATAAAACATGTCTATAAAGCTGCTTACATCAAGGGTTTGTATTGCTTTCGTCTTCATCTTCCTTAGTCTTTAAATTTATTAGTTCTGCACATATGTATATAAACCTACATTTCTTTTTAATACACTTATCACAAAGTGCAGAATGGAATGCTGGCGATGTATCTTCTTCTCGAATATCTTTACAATAGTCGCTCATTTCTAAAGTAAATTTAAGGGTCACCCACAAATCAGTATATGGATTTCCACAGGTTTTCTTATCTTTTACAGGTGGAGGTAAATTAGGTTTATTAAAAACGTAAGGCATATTAATTCCCTTTCTGATTTTTTATCTATATATGGGGTATTAAATTGTTGTATTTTTAGGAGGGGAAATCTTTGTTTTGATACCAAAATATTTCAGGTCATCTATATTACCAAGGTATACACCTATATGGTCAGGATTAAATGTATTTTCTATCCATAACCGAAATTTAAAATTTCGTAGTGGATCATAATCCGAATCACATGTTTTTATAATTACATTTGAATTTCTGGAAGGTTTTATTGAAGATTTTAAATTCATAGCAGCAAATATCCATAAAAATAAACTGATTAATACATAAATCATATTTTTCACTCCTTTAAATTTTCAGAATTGTTTCATAAGATGACACAATTTCCATTAACTTTTGATAACTTTCTAGGTTTTTCAAGGCCTGAGGGCAAGTCAATTGTTACCCTCCCTAAATAAAGGCGAAAATACCCCTCTACATTTGCACATTACCCCTCTACATTTGACAATTCAACATATCTTATTATTGTGTGTATCCTCAAAACGTATCTGTAACCCTTTATATATCAACACTTTTCGTATTTACAATATTAGGCTATTCACAGTTTTTTGTTTATGTTGACCATACGCTAAAATATTTTGAATTTTTTAACCGCATCATTAATTGATTCCTGTATTAATCCTATATATCTAAGGGTTATTCCGGGGTCGCAATGGTTAAGAATTTCCATCAACATGACTACATCTTTTTTTTGCATATAAAAATGATAACCAAAGGTTTTACGTAAGGTATGTGTACCAATATTCTCCAATCCATATTTATTACCGGCATTCTTTAAAATCTTATATGCTGTTGTCCTATCAATTGGTTTATTCTTCTTCTGACTGGACTTGAATACATATTCTTCCGGTGACATATCTTTCAGGTATTCATCCAGAATTTTTTTTAATACCTTATTGATGGGAAGAATGACTTGCTTCCCTGTTTTTGTCTCCCGGAGGTTTATATATTCCTTGCCTTTAAGGTCATTAACCCGGAGTTTTATAATGTCGCTGATTCTACGGCCGGTATAAATACCATACATAAACATTACATAATCTCTCATATTAGATTTTTTTAAATCATTTGCTATATTTTCAAGTATAATCGGGTCCCTTATTGGCTCTACATAATTCACTTACCCCAGCTCCTTTGCACTATCGCTCCTTTACGTCTTTTATGGCTGTCATGCTGCATTAAATTTCGAATATCATAAAAGGAGAGGTGCTCCTTCTTGGGTGCCCTCTCCTTCTTTTTCCTTTTATTATTTAATTTTATATATTCATTAGGTTGTTGGCTCCGGAGTATATCTCCTATTTTCAAACACCTCACCTCTTTAGTGCAATATAAAAAGCCCTGCTTGTATACAGGACTCTTATGATACTATCATAACTCGTGTTTTTGAGTTTGTCAGTGTATAAAAAGTGTAGTATTTTATCGATTAGATATTTCAGCACTAATTCTCTTAATCCAGTCTAATGAATATCCTAGCTCATCTGCAATTTGTTGCAAAGATTTATTTTCAATTATCTTCATCCATGCAACTTTGAAATGTATTCCTTCGAGTGAGCTAATTCTCATATCTAATTCTTCTTTTGTCCTATGTAATTGATTCAATATACCCTCTTCGATGAACAGCATATTATCTAACCTATTGAGGTTTTCTATTATTTTATCAAATGGTAATGACACAAAATTTGATTTTGGCATACCATCTATAGTGATGGATGAAATATCTCCTGGTCCTGAAGAATGAAATTGTTTTAAGTAATATTTTTGTTCTATTTTTGCATTCTCTATTATTAATTGGTGAATTTTTATTTGGGTTAGTATGTCCTTATAATTTTCTATATAATGCAGCTCACTCAATATAATCACCTCTCTTTTCAACCTCCTCGCCGCCCAGATACAGGGCTTGTACCCAGGCAGCATCCAGATTGCCCTTTGTTCCTTTTCCTTGTCTACATGTGGGTTATTTATTTGTTGCATTCCCTACCTTTTTTCAGGAGGGAAAATTTTGATTAAGTTAAAATAACTGATTCTATTTCATCCTTTACTCCTAATTGGCACCTTTCCGCTTATTAAACTTTAACCATATACAATACAAACTTACGCCGTACGTATTGGCTATATCTTGATAAATAATCCCCTGCTCCCTTAGCCGACGTATATTTGCTAACTCACCCTGGGTAAATGTTCTTGTCTTAGGCTTACGAGTTTGAGGAGGAAGTAAATTAAACTTTCTAAGTATCTTATCTATAGGCACTACCTCGGGTGTCAAGATTGCATATATAAGTGCATATACATTATCTTTGTTATCCAATTTACTTTCTCTCCTCTACTTCATAATTTCCTTGAAATGCGTACTACCTTATAACTTTTCTATTAATTTTGGTATGCCTTTTTTCACAATCTCAACTGCTGCTCTATCTACAACCCTTTCAATTATTTCATCCTTTTTTGTGTAGATATATTGCTTTATAGCTTTGTCTACCCCTTCTCTTATACCGTATCTTGCTTCTCTGTTTTCGTATTTATGTTCTGCTACAATAAGCCTTGCAATTTCCTGTGAGACCAATTCCGCAATATATTTTTCGTCAATTTCAATCTCTATTTTCATTTATATATCACTCCAATCTAAATCCTTTGGTTCATAAGGTGCTGGCATTGGCATCCATGCAATTACTTCACTTATATCAGGCATTAACACATTCCCTATTTCGCCAAAATAAAAAGCATACCCTTGACCATAAATCTTTTTCATATACCATACTGGATATCTGAGTTCTAATTGTTTTCTGTAGTGTTCTTTTACGGTTACGATTACACAATTACCTACTGGCGGCAATCCTTACTTATCGGTATCCACTTCATATTTTTCACTTTGCTTCCCCCTTTGGTGGAATTTTTTCAAGTTCTTCGCATATATAATCCCAATTAAAGCAATCCCCGAACAACAAACTTCTTACCATTTCTAACTTGTTTGCAATATCGGAAAGGTCTTGATTTTCAATAATGCCACTTAACAGCCTTTTATATTCTTCTTCTACGTATGTTGTAGTGTTTAAAGTATGGATTATATAACTATGTTCTCCGCCAAGGTAATACAATCCATGTATAGCATCATTTAATGCTTTTAATATAGTTGCAGAGTTATCGGCATAATAAAGTACATTACTACCGCTACTCCATAATTTTTTATAATCATTTTCGCCCAATTCTACACCTCCATTAGTACGCATTAATTACAGATTGTGAATTAATCTATATCTGCTGGTCTTCCATTTGAAAACCAATTTAGTTTAAAATCGTCAGGAACATCAATTTCCAAACAACAAGAATAAGGAACATCGCATGCTGATATACGCATTGGCCAATTTGGTATTTTTGAACCTTCTCCATGCGGGGATATGCCAATTGTCCAGCAACCGTCATTAGGATGTATATAGTAGTGTCCAATTACGAATAGATTGCCTTCACTCGAAGTTATTAGGCATTGTATAGGTTTGTTATTGCTACAATTATCAACATCCTCATTGGTAATTGCATATTCTCCGAAAGTATCATCTGAATAACCGTAAAATTTTAATGTTTTCATAGTAATCTCCTTTACAGATTGTGTACTCAAGCCTGATATAATGGGCTTATACCATATTTTTCTTCAAGCTCAGCCGCTTTTTTAAGTATCTCTTCTTTTT contains the following coding sequences:
- a CDS encoding phage terminase large subunit family protein, which codes for MPLDNYLSTAYIRRPRRKRKKKHEWPDWLSSSLNVLRPPEDLTVSQWADKNRILDAKTSSEPGRWKTDRTPYLREIMDSFNDPEIEESVICKSTQIGGTEGANNMVGYIIEQDPSPTMIVYPTIDLAEWTSKNRLKPMVDLCPKLKERYHEGESKLLELQFDGMFIALSGANSPSSLASKPVRFVIMDELDKFPLSSGKEADPRKLAIERTRTYPTSKKIIKISTPTRKANPIWQEWESADDQRRYYVPCPHCGHHQTFKFKQIKWPKESTAEEAQATAYYECEECKGMIMDSHKQTMIISGKWISERKTGTRKTAFHINAIYSPWLKFGDIAYEFLKSKDFPELLMNFVNSWLAEPWEQTDVKLNSDLVLERQSEYDEGVVPDGTQLITAGVDVQRGYFYYTIRAWGTSMTSWNIAHGQAETWDQIESIMNYPFEDRYGNQYQVNLCAVDSGDRTDEVYEFCVINQEWAVPVKGSSRPLQSRYSMSTIEKVDSKAYGMRLYMVDGGQYKDMIAGRLNRPNGTGSWMVYKGCDRDYAEQICAEEKVIEKKGGIEVEVWRPKSSHAANHYLDSEVYAALAADLLHVRYLQFNNKEQQEQRPKPQPQSNFIKQESSWIQQRGRWLR
- a CDS encoding site-specific integrase, with the translated sequence MNYVEPIRDPIILENIANDLKKSNMRDYVMFMYGIYTGRRISDIIKLRVNDLKGKEYINLRETKTGKQVILPINKVLKKILDEYLKDMSPEEYVFKSSQKKNKPIDRTTAYKILKNAGNKYGLENIGTHTLRKTFGYHFYMQKKDVVMLMEILNHCDPGITLRYIGLIQESINDAVKKFKIF